A genomic window from Bacteroidota bacterium includes:
- the ettA gene encoding energy-dependent translational throttle protein EttA: protein MSDNKIIFSMVGVGKIHKPNKQVLKDIYLSFFYGAKIGVLGLNGAGKSTLLRIIAGIDKEYIGEITSQKGISFGYLPQEPELDPAKTVKEIVEEGVHEIVALIKEYEAVTAKFGEPDADIDKLLEKQGNLQEKIDHLNAWDIDSKLEQAMDALRCPPGETPVSVLSGGERRRVALCRLLLQEPDVLLLDEPTNHLDAESVAWLEQHLSQYKGTVLAVTHDRYFLDNVAGWILELDRGEGIPFKGNYSSWLEQKQQRLSVEEKQESKRQKALSEELEWVRMNPKGRHAKSKARIAAYEKMLADESEKRNEELEIFIPSGPRLGDVAIEAHNVSKAYGDNLLVEDMNFSLPHGGIIGVIGPNGAGKTTLFRMITGSEKPDSGEFKIGETVKLAYVDQSRPLDPEKTIWQEISGGEDLLKLGNREVNSRAYVARFNFSGSDQQKRTGELSGGERNRVHLAKILKEGANVLLLDEPTNDLDVNTLRALEEALMNFAGCAVVISHDRWFLDRIATHILAFEGESKVFWYDGNYTEYEEDRKKRLGITADQPHRIKYKKLMRT, encoded by the coding sequence GTGAGCGACAATAAAATCATCTTCTCGATGGTCGGCGTCGGGAAAATCCACAAGCCGAACAAACAGGTCCTGAAGGACATCTATCTCTCGTTCTTCTACGGCGCGAAGATCGGCGTACTCGGGTTGAACGGGGCCGGGAAAAGCACGCTCCTCCGGATCATCGCGGGAATCGACAAAGAATACATCGGCGAGATCACGTCGCAAAAAGGGATCTCATTCGGCTACCTGCCGCAGGAACCGGAGCTCGATCCGGCGAAGACCGTGAAAGAGATCGTGGAGGAAGGCGTTCATGAGATCGTTGCACTCATCAAAGAGTATGAGGCGGTGACCGCGAAGTTCGGCGAGCCTGATGCCGACATCGACAAGTTGCTGGAAAAGCAGGGAAATCTTCAGGAGAAGATCGACCATCTCAATGCGTGGGATATCGACAGCAAGCTGGAGCAGGCAATGGACGCTCTTCGCTGTCCCCCAGGAGAGACCCCGGTAAGCGTTCTTTCCGGCGGCGAGCGCCGCCGCGTGGCCCTCTGCCGGCTTCTTCTGCAGGAACCCGATGTTCTCCTCCTCGACGAACCGACCAATCATCTCGACGCCGAATCCGTGGCCTGGCTTGAACAGCATCTCAGTCAGTATAAAGGAACCGTTCTCGCGGTAACACATGACAGGTATTTTCTTGATAACGTGGCGGGCTGGATCCTGGAATTGGACCGGGGCGAAGGCATCCCCTTCAAAGGAAATTATTCCTCTTGGCTCGAGCAGAAGCAGCAACGGCTCAGCGTCGAAGAGAAGCAGGAATCGAAACGGCAGAAGGCTCTTTCGGAAGAGCTGGAATGGGTTAGAATGAACCCGAAGGGGCGCCACGCGAAAAGCAAGGCGCGCATCGCGGCATACGAGAAAATGCTCGCCGACGAATCAGAGAAGCGGAACGAAGAGCTGGAAATTTTCATCCCATCCGGTCCACGGCTCGGGGACGTCGCTATCGAGGCCCATAATGTGTCAAAAGCCTATGGCGACAATCTTCTGGTCGAAGACATGAACTTTTCCCTCCCACACGGCGGCATCATCGGGGTGATCGGTCCGAACGGCGCCGGCAAGACGACATTGTTCCGCATGATTACCGGAAGCGAAAAGCCGGATTCCGGTGAGTTCAAGATCGGCGAGACGGTAAAGCTCGCCTACGTCGACCAGAGCCGGCCCCTCGATCCGGAGAAAACGATCTGGCAGGAAATTTCCGGAGGAGAAGACCTTCTGAAGCTGGGAAACCGCGAAGTCAATTCACGGGCATATGTCGCCCGGTTTAATTTCAGCGGGAGCGATCAGCAGAAGAGGACCGGCGAGTTGTCCGGCGGCGAGCGCAACCGAGTCCACCTTGCAAAGATTTTGAAGGAGGGGGCGAACGTTCTCCTTCTCGACGAGCCGACCAACGACCTCGACGTCAACACCCTCCGCGCGCTCGAAGAAGCGCTGATGAATTTTGCCGGATGCGCCGTCGTCATCTCTCACGACCGCTGGTTCCTCGACCGCATCGCAACGCACATCCTCGCCTTTGAGGGGGAAAGCAAAGTGTTCTGGTATGACGGGAATTACACCGAGTACGAGGAGGACAGGAAGAAACGTCTCGGCATTACTGCCGACCAACCCCACCGGATCAAGTATAAGAAGCTGATGAGGACATGA
- a CDS encoding methylglyoxal synthase, producing the protein MDPRKRVALVAHDNCKKDMVEWVSYNSGTLLDHKLICTGTTGKLVTDALKKNAGAKHRDEIKILKLKSGPFGGDQQLGALIAEGEIDILIFFWDPMEPQPHEVDVKALLRIAVLYNIPTACNRSTADFLISSHLLKETYMPAPPRDYSKYFNRKVPL; encoded by the coding sequence ATGGATCCAAGAAAACGTGTTGCCCTTGTCGCCCACGATAATTGTAAGAAAGATATGGTCGAATGGGTGAGCTATAACAGCGGCACTCTTCTCGATCACAAATTGATCTGCACGGGGACGACCGGAAAACTCGTGACCGATGCGCTGAAGAAGAACGCCGGCGCAAAACATCGCGATGAGATAAAGATCCTGAAGCTGAAATCGGGTCCGTTCGGCGGCGACCAGCAGCTCGGCGCCCTGATCGCCGAAGGGGAGATCGATATCCTGATCTTCTTTTGGGATCCGATGGAACCGCAGCCCCACGAAGTCGACGTGAAGGCGTTGCTGCGGATCGCCGTTCTCTATAATATTCCGACGGCATGCAACCGCTCGACCGCGGACTTTCTGATCTCCTCGCATCTGCTCAAAGAAACTTATATGCCCGCTCCGCCGCGTGATTATTCAAAATACTTCAATCGAAAGGTCCCGCTGTAA
- a CDS encoding class I SAM-dependent methyltransferase encodes MSRKLSIHLENVQETLLLPLWGRAVEARKKKPLLIDTAAADIINSIDYDFSAIARNISPISQLAWIARSLHIDRTIRQFLQAHPSATIVNIGCGLDTTFERVDNGSLTWYDLDLPDVIELRKVFLPETERRRFIPSSFLDDAWLHQLKIVDGVFFSSAGVFYYFDEEEIKSFFIKLAGLFPKGEMIFDASSEFGVKVANKKVIEGGGMDKSAILRWGCDSAQTIRKWDDRIALDEEYPLFKGIKRKLPFGEMIGTAFSDLMNIMRMVHLRFL; translated from the coding sequence ATGTCCCGCAAACTCTCCATCCATCTTGAAAATGTCCAAGAGACGCTCCTTCTGCCGTTATGGGGGCGTGCTGTGGAGGCCCGGAAAAAGAAGCCGCTGTTGATCGATACGGCGGCGGCCGATATCATCAATTCGATCGATTATGATTTTTCGGCGATAGCGCGCAACATCAGCCCGATAAGCCAGCTCGCATGGATCGCCCGAAGCCTGCACATCGATCGGACGATCCGTCAGTTCCTGCAGGCACATCCGTCGGCAACGATCGTCAATATCGGCTGCGGTCTTGATACGACGTTCGAGAGGGTCGACAACGGATCGCTGACATGGTACGATCTTGATCTTCCCGATGTCATCGAGCTGAGAAAGGTCTTTCTCCCGGAAACAGAGCGAAGAAGGTTTATTCCCTCTTCCTTCCTCGACGATGCCTGGCTCCATCAGCTGAAGATCGTTGACGGCGTCTTCTTCTCCTCGGCGGGCGTTTTCTATTATTTTGATGAGGAAGAGATCAAAAGCTTTTTCATCAAGCTGGCCGGCCTTTTCCCAAAAGGAGAAATGATCTTCGATGCCAGCTCTGAATTTGGGGTCAAGGTCGCGAACAAGAAGGTGATCGAAGGAGGCGGAATGGACAAAAGCGCCATTCTCCGCTGGGGATGCGACTCGGCACAGACCATCAGGAAGTGGGACGATCGCATCGCGCTCGACGAAGAATATCCGCTGTTCAAAGGGATCAAACGAAAATTACCCTTCGGAGAGATGATCGGGACGGCGTTCTCCGACCTGATGAACATCATGCGCATGGTTCATCTGCGGTTTCTTTGA